In a genomic window of Croceibacterium sp. TMG7-5b_MA50:
- the pstA gene encoding phosphate ABC transporter permease PstA: MSDPMTDVGPTRTPAYAVRLRRRYAAERRFRLAGLGAVVFSMAVLVFLLVTMTINGVGGFQRTTLLVPVDFAAANLTAPPADASLGIAIRSLEDQRLPQVIAANVSARFGADAAEQVSPDAWRVAAEHIIEDPGLLDRRVTLDLPVSQNLAAAFAGDGHADLKPLADRLAANGALTDRLDWGFLARSDATDPQLAGIWGALKGSILTMLVTLALAFPVGVLAALYLEEYAPRGRWTDIIEVSINNLAAVPSIIFGLLGLAVFLGLFPSLRSAPIIGGMTLALMTMPVIVISGRNAIKAVPPSIRDGALAIGASPIQVVFHHVLPLALPGILTGTIIGMARALGETAPLLMIGMRAFVATPPGGLTDPATVLPVQIYLWSDEIDRGFVERTSAAIIVLLAFLLLMNGIAIYLRNRFEKTW, from the coding sequence ATGAGTGATCCCATGACAGATGTCGGCCCCACCCGTACGCCGGCCTATGCCGTCCGGCTGCGGCGTCGCTACGCTGCGGAACGCCGTTTCCGACTGGCCGGACTAGGCGCCGTGGTTTTCTCCATGGCGGTCCTCGTCTTCCTGCTGGTGACGATGACAATCAACGGCGTTGGCGGCTTCCAGCGGACCACGCTGTTGGTCCCGGTCGATTTCGCGGCAGCGAACCTGACGGCGCCACCAGCCGACGCCAGCCTCGGCATCGCAATCCGGTCGCTGGAAGACCAGCGTCTGCCGCAGGTCATTGCCGCCAACGTCAGCGCCCGGTTCGGCGCGGACGCAGCGGAGCAGGTCAGCCCCGATGCCTGGCGCGTCGCGGCCGAACATATCATTGAAGACCCTGGCTTGCTGGACCGGCGGGTCACGCTGGATCTGCCCGTCAGCCAGAATCTCGCGGCCGCCTTCGCTGGCGATGGCCATGCCGACCTGAAGCCGCTGGCGGATCGCCTGGCTGCGAACGGCGCGTTGACCGACCGGCTCGACTGGGGGTTCCTCGCCCGTTCCGATGCGACAGATCCGCAGCTTGCCGGTATCTGGGGTGCCTTGAAAGGGTCGATCCTGACAATGCTGGTCACGCTGGCTCTGGCCTTCCCCGTTGGCGTGCTCGCCGCGCTTTACTTGGAGGAATACGCGCCACGTGGCCGCTGGACCGACATTATCGAAGTATCGATCAACAACCTTGCGGCCGTGCCTTCCATCATCTTCGGTCTGCTGGGTCTGGCCGTGTTCCTCGGCCTGTTCCCCTCGCTCCGTTCCGCTCCCATCATCGGCGGCATGACGCTGGCGCTGATGACCATGCCGGTGATCGTCATCTCCGGCCGCAACGCGATCAAGGCGGTGCCCCCCTCCATCCGCGACGGTGCCCTGGCAATCGGGGCCAGCCCGATCCAGGTGGTGTTCCACCACGTGCTGCCGCTGGCCCTGCCAGGCATCCTGACCGGCACCATCATTGGCATGGCGCGCGCCCTGGGTGAGACCGCGCCGTTGCTGATGATCGGCATGCGCGCATTCGTCGCTACGCCGCCGGGCGGGCTGACTGATCCCGCCACCGTGCTGCCGGTGCAGATCTATCTTTGGTCGGACGAGATCGATCGCGGCTTCGTCGAACGCACCAGTGCGGCAATCATCGTGCTGCTGGCATTCCTGCTGCTGATGAACGGCATTGCCATCTACCTGCGCAACCGCTTCGAAAAGACATGGTGA
- the pstB gene encoding phosphate ABC transporter ATP-binding protein PstB, with amino-acid sequence MVTPLPDQVLSNSEPKMRAREVSVFYGAKRAIDTVSIDIRTEDVTAFIGPSGCGKSTFLRTLNRMNDTIANARVEGVIELEGEDIYQSGMDVVQLRARVGMVFQKPNPFPKSIYENVAYGPRIHGLAPAKSELDGIVERSLRRAGLWDEVKDRLNDPGTALSGGQQQRLCIARAIAVEPEVILMDEPCSALDPIATARIEELIDELRGRYAIVIVTHSMQQAARVSQQTAFFHLGHLVEYGATSQIFTTPREQRTQDYITGRYG; translated from the coding sequence ATGGTGACCCCTTTGCCCGATCAGGTGCTGAGCAATTCCGAACCCAAGATGCGCGCGCGCGAGGTATCCGTATTCTACGGTGCCAAGCGGGCCATCGATACCGTGTCGATCGACATCCGGACTGAGGATGTGACCGCCTTCATCGGTCCGTCGGGCTGCGGCAAGTCGACGTTCCTGCGCACGTTGAACCGCATGAACGATACCATCGCCAATGCACGGGTAGAAGGTGTGATCGAACTGGAGGGCGAGGACATCTACCAGTCCGGCATGGACGTGGTGCAACTGCGCGCTCGCGTGGGTATGGTGTTCCAGAAGCCGAATCCTTTCCCCAAGTCGATTTATGAGAATGTCGCCTACGGACCGCGCATCCACGGCCTGGCCCCGGCCAAGTCCGAGCTCGACGGCATTGTCGAAAGGTCCCTGCGTCGTGCCGGTCTGTGGGACGAGGTGAAGGACCGCCTGAACGATCCGGGCACGGCCTTGTCGGGTGGGCAGCAACAGCGGCTGTGCATCGCGCGGGCCATCGCGGTGGAGCCGGAAGTCATCCTGATGGACGAGCCATGCAGCGCGCTAGACCCGATCGCCACGGCGCGGATCGAGGAACTGATCGACGAGCTGCGCGGTCGTTACGCCATCGTGATCGTCACCCATTCCATGCAGCAGGCTGCCCGTGTCTCTCAGCAGACAGCCTTCTTCCACCTGGGGCACCTTGTGGAATATGGCGCAACCTCGCAAATCTTCACGACGCCGCGCGAACAGCGCACGCAAGACTATATCACGGGACGGTACGGCTGA
- a CDS encoding putative DNA modification/repair radical SAM protein, whose protein sequence is MKSSIIDRLAILADAAKYDASCASSGTAKRNSKDSGGKGIGSTEGMGICHAYAPDGRCISLLKVLLTNHCIFDCHYCINRASSNVVRARFTPQEVADLTLSFYRRNYIEGLFLSSGIVKSSNHTMEQLVEVARILREEHDFRGYIHLKTIPDADAELVHQAGLYADRVSINVELPTDAGLARLAPDKNTGRIEGAMGEVKEHIAQNRDETKRFRHAPRFAPAGQSTQMIVGADAASDADIVGKANRLYDGFGLRRVYYSAFSPIPDASAVLPLKRPPLMREHRLYQSDWLMRFYDYSAAEVMQATGADGMLPLDIDPKLAWALKFRDRFPVNVNRAGREALLRVPGLGVRAVNQLIAARRQRTLRLEDVGKLTVSIAKVRPFIVTADWRPTLLTDRADLKSLVAPPAEEQLELFAA, encoded by the coding sequence ATGAAGAGCAGCATCATCGATCGCCTCGCCATCCTGGCTGATGCCGCGAAGTACGATGCCTCCTGCGCGTCCTCCGGCACGGCGAAACGCAACAGCAAGGATTCAGGAGGGAAGGGCATCGGGTCCACTGAAGGTATGGGCATCTGTCATGCCTACGCCCCGGACGGCCGGTGCATTTCCCTGCTGAAGGTCCTGCTGACCAATCATTGCATCTTTGACTGTCATTACTGCATCAATCGGGCGAGTTCCAATGTGGTACGCGCCCGGTTCACGCCGCAGGAAGTGGCCGATCTGACGCTCTCCTTCTACCGACGCAACTACATAGAAGGGCTGTTCCTCTCCTCTGGCATTGTGAAAAGCTCAAACCACACGATGGAGCAGCTGGTTGAGGTCGCTCGCATCCTCAGGGAGGAGCATGATTTCCGTGGCTACATCCATCTGAAGACCATTCCCGATGCGGATGCGGAGCTGGTGCATCAGGCGGGGCTCTACGCCGATCGCGTGTCCATCAATGTGGAACTGCCGACCGATGCCGGTCTGGCGAGACTGGCGCCGGACAAGAACACCGGGCGCATCGAAGGGGCGATGGGCGAGGTTAAGGAGCATATCGCGCAGAACCGCGACGAGACGAAGCGCTTCCGCCATGCACCCCGCTTCGCGCCGGCAGGGCAGTCAACGCAGATGATCGTAGGTGCTGACGCGGCGAGTGACGCCGACATCGTGGGTAAGGCAAACCGCCTTTACGATGGCTTCGGCCTGCGCCGTGTCTACTATTCCGCGTTTAGTCCGATCCCGGATGCCAGTGCCGTCCTGCCGCTGAAGCGCCCTCCTTTGATGCGGGAACACCGGCTGTATCAATCCGACTGGCTGATGCGTTTCTACGATTACTCCGCGGCAGAGGTGATGCAGGCGACTGGTGCCGATGGCATGCTGCCGCTCGACATCGATCCCAAGTTGGCTTGGGCACTCAAGTTTCGCGACCGCTTCCCGGTGAATGTCAATCGCGCTGGGCGGGAAGCGTTGCTCCGGGTACCCGGTCTTGGTGTTCGCGCGGTCAACCAGTTGATCGCTGCGCGCCGGCAGCGCACCTTGCGGCTGGAGGATGTCGGCAAGCTCACCGTCTCTATCGCCAAGGTCCGCCCCTTCATTGTCACCGCGGACTGGCGGCCCACACTGCTGACCGATCGTGCCGACCTCAAGTCCCTGGTCGCACCTCCGGCGGAGGAGCAGCTGGAACTGTTCGCGGCATGA
- the phoU gene encoding phosphate signaling complex protein PhoU: MAQHTVKAFDEDITRLRGLIAEMGGLAEVAIQEALDALVAGDEDKANRVVGRDRKLDELEAEIDAMAVRMLALRAPMADDLREIIAALKIAGVLERIGDYAKNIAKRVARIPERARFEPLTLLPAMGEIAAEMVHDVLTAYAARDPMLAREVIERDAKVDAFYDSIFRNYVSYMVENPATISSAAHLLFVARNLERIGDHATNVAEMVHFSATGHYPTDIDR, translated from the coding sequence ATGGCGCAACACACGGTCAAGGCGTTCGACGAGGACATCACCCGGCTCCGTGGCCTGATCGCAGAGATGGGCGGTTTGGCCGAAGTGGCCATCCAGGAGGCTTTGGACGCCCTTGTCGCTGGTGACGAGGACAAGGCGAACCGTGTCGTCGGGCGTGATCGCAAGCTGGACGAGCTCGAGGCCGAGATAGATGCAATGGCCGTGCGCATGCTGGCCTTGCGTGCCCCCATGGCGGACGATCTGCGGGAGATCATCGCCGCATTGAAGATCGCCGGCGTATTGGAACGGATCGGCGACTACGCCAAGAACATCGCCAAGCGTGTGGCCCGCATACCGGAGCGTGCCCGGTTCGAACCGCTGACGCTGTTGCCGGCGATGGGCGAGATCGCGGCGGAGATGGTGCATGATGTGCTGACCGCCTACGCCGCCCGTGACCCGATGCTGGCACGCGAAGTGATCGAGCGTGATGCCAAGGTGGATGCGTTCTACGACAGCATCTTCCGCAACTATGTCAGCTATATGGTTGAAAATCCGGCAACTATCAGCAGCGCAGCGCATCTGCTGTTCGTTGCCCGCAATCTCGAGCGGATCGGCGATCATGCGACCAACGTGGCTGAGATGGTGCACTTCTCCGCCACGGGGCATTATCCCACGGATATCGACCGCTGA
- the phoB gene encoding phosphate regulon transcriptional regulator PhoB has protein sequence MSAPKLLLVEDDIALAELLEYRFANEGYEVRVTADGDEALVLAAEDAPDLVILDWMIEGTSGIEVCRRLRRDKGTAHVPIIMLTAREGEDDRIRGLETGADDYVTKPFSPRELLARVSAVLRRVRPALAGETIEAGDMKLDPVAHRVERRGRQLQIGPTEYRLLKFFMEHPRRVFSRGQLLDAVWGTGSEIEERTVDVHIRRLRKAIALDLAKDPIRTVRSAGYALEPV, from the coding sequence ATGTCCGCACCCAAGCTGCTGCTGGTCGAAGACGACATCGCGCTTGCCGAACTGCTTGAGTACCGCTTCGCCAATGAAGGCTATGAAGTGCGCGTCACCGCTGATGGGGACGAGGCGCTGGTGCTGGCGGCGGAGGATGCGCCCGACCTCGTGATCCTGGACTGGATGATCGAGGGTACCAGCGGGATCGAGGTCTGCCGCCGACTTCGCCGCGACAAGGGCACGGCCCACGTGCCTATCATCATGCTGACCGCGCGGGAGGGTGAGGACGATCGCATCCGCGGCCTCGAGACCGGGGCAGACGACTACGTCACCAAGCCGTTCTCCCCGCGCGAACTGCTGGCCCGGGTGTCGGCCGTGCTGCGCCGGGTGCGTCCTGCCCTGGCCGGCGAGACGATCGAGGCGGGGGACATGAAGCTCGACCCCGTAGCCCACCGGGTGGAGCGGCGGGGGCGCCAGCTCCAGATCGGCCCGACCGAGTATCGCTTGCTGAAATTCTTCATGGAACACCCCCGCCGGGTGTTCAGTCGCGGGCAGTTGCTCGATGCCGTATGGGGCACCGGCAGCGAGATCGAGGAGCGCACGGTGGATGTGCATATCCGCCGGCTGCGGAAGGCGATCGCGCTCGATCTCGCAAAAGATCCCATCCGTACCGTGCGATCTGCCGGCTACGCGCTGGAACCTGTCTAA
- a CDS encoding extensin family protein — MMRFSRQLDRFDQDRTIIILLILAAVLLTARAWLAEHPQHDPWAPLDLTDPPGWATPRKLAALRSDPEECHAVLERSGISFAVLDPAGEGTCHRADRTQWREGVFSPSRPVTTCAVNAAVQVWLTQTVQPAAEELLGSPISRIEHLGTFSCRRIGGGGNWSEHATGNAIDIASFVTEDGQRVTVLRGWDGEGAGADFLRRVRDGACNVFGTVLSPEYNAAHADHLHLDQALRGLGGFCR, encoded by the coding sequence ATGATGCGTTTCTCCCGCCAGCTCGACCGATTTGATCAAGACCGCACCATCATCATCTTGCTGATCCTCGCGGCCGTGCTGCTCACGGCCCGCGCCTGGCTGGCCGAGCACCCGCAGCATGATCCGTGGGCACCGCTCGACCTCACCGATCCGCCCGGCTGGGCGACGCCGCGCAAACTTGCCGCTCTCCGCTCCGATCCGGAGGAGTGCCATGCCGTTCTGGAGCGTAGCGGAATATCCTTCGCCGTCCTCGATCCGGCGGGGGAGGGTACCTGTCACAGAGCCGATCGTACGCAATGGCGCGAAGGCGTGTTCAGCCCGTCAAGGCCGGTCACGACTTGCGCGGTCAACGCCGCAGTGCAGGTCTGGCTGACGCAAACGGTTCAGCCTGCGGCAGAGGAACTGCTTGGCTCCCCCATTTCGCGGATCGAACATCTCGGAACCTTCAGTTGTCGGCGGATCGGCGGTGGCGGCAACTGGAGTGAGCATGCGACGGGCAACGCGATCGACATCGCCAGCTTTGTGACAGAGGACGGCCAGCGAGTGACCGTGCTGCGTGGCTGGGATGGGGAAGGAGCGGGTGCCGACTTCCTGCGCCGCGTCCGCGATGGTGCATGCAACGTGTTCGGCACGGTGCTCAGCCCCGAATACAACGCGGCGCATGCCGATCACCTGCATCTTGACCAGGCGCTACGCGGCCTCGGCGGATTTTGCCGTTAG
- a CDS encoding alpha/beta hydrolase, which yields MNRIKARDGTQLYVKTIGQGRPVVLIHGWPLSADSWDPQAIALAEAGYQAIAYDRRGFGRSDQPPSGYDYDTFADDLADVLEATAATDNVALVGFSMGGGEIARYMSRHGGKGVTQAVLVSSVVPYMLQTPDNPNGVPQATFDQMTAGMRDDFRKFFTSFFKDFYGVGYVTQPVSDEQLHWAWMTTQMAGQYPTLQAAKAFATTDFRPDLPHFAVPTLVIHGTADKTVPIEATGRAVAQAVPSAELIEYDGEPHAVFATQQDRLTRDLLEFLGRR from the coding sequence ATGAACCGCATCAAAGCCCGCGACGGCACGCAACTCTACGTGAAGACGATCGGCCAGGGCCGACCCGTCGTCCTGATCCATGGATGGCCGCTGTCTGCCGATAGTTGGGACCCCCAGGCCATCGCGCTGGCAGAGGCCGGTTATCAGGCGATTGCCTACGATCGGCGGGGTTTCGGCCGGTCGGATCAACCGCCCTCAGGATATGATTACGACACTTTCGCTGACGATCTGGCCGACGTGCTCGAAGCAACTGCCGCCACCGACAATGTTGCGCTGGTCGGCTTCTCCATGGGTGGCGGTGAAATTGCCCGCTATATGAGCCGGCATGGCGGCAAGGGCGTGACGCAGGCGGTGCTCGTCAGCTCCGTCGTGCCATATATGCTGCAGACGCCGGACAATCCCAACGGTGTGCCTCAGGCGACTTTCGATCAGATGACGGCGGGCATGCGGGATGACTTCCGCAAGTTCTTCACCAGCTTCTTCAAGGACTTCTACGGCGTGGGTTACGTCACCCAACCCGTCAGTGACGAGCAGTTGCACTGGGCCTGGATGACGACGCAGATGGCGGGTCAGTACCCTACCCTGCAGGCCGCGAAGGCATTCGCCACCACCGACTTCCGGCCTGACCTGCCGCACTTTGCCGTACCGACGCTGGTGATTCACGGCACGGCGGACAAGACGGTGCCGATCGAAGCGACCGGCCGGGCGGTCGCTCAGGCTGTGCCGTCAGCAGAGCTGATCGAGTATGATGGCGAACCCCATGCAGTGTTCGCCACGCAGCAGGATCGGCTGACGCGCGACCTGCTGGAGTTCCTGGGCCGCCGCTAA
- a CDS encoding LysE family translocator, whose protein sequence is MDPAKLLLFTTVTASVSIVPGPQMVFVLTQSAWRGHRAGFAALGGLQLGNLCWFAAAGLGLGTLALAWPRAIGVLAAAGALYLAWLGWQAIAGARRDAPHGAAAPRSRHALRDSLAIALGNPKSLVYVLALLPPFLDFSQPLASQLMVLAAIAVACDMAVGVIYVAAGSGLAAAMSKPVVRLWLERVIGTIFLILAAGILVELVRGGGRIA, encoded by the coding sequence ATGGACCCTGCGAAGCTCCTGCTCTTCACCACTGTCACCGCGTCGGTCAGCATCGTTCCCGGGCCGCAGATGGTGTTCGTGCTGACCCAGTCGGCATGGCGGGGCCATCGCGCGGGATTTGCAGCGCTTGGCGGGCTTCAACTGGGCAATCTGTGCTGGTTCGCCGCCGCGGGTTTAGGGCTCGGCACATTGGCGCTGGCTTGGCCGCGCGCCATCGGAGTGCTGGCAGCGGCGGGTGCGCTGTATCTGGCATGGTTGGGCTGGCAGGCAATCGCCGGGGCGCGCCGCGATGCACCCCATGGCGCCGCTGCACCACGCAGCCGCCACGCCTTGCGTGACAGTCTCGCCATCGCGCTGGGTAATCCCAAGTCGCTGGTCTACGTGCTTGCTTTGCTGCCACCCTTCCTGGACTTCAGTCAGCCACTTGCCTCGCAATTGATGGTCCTGGCCGCGATCGCTGTCGCCTGTGACATGGCGGTCGGGGTGATTTATGTGGCTGCCGGCAGTGGCCTCGCGGCGGCAATGAGCAAGCCTGTGGTGCGGCTATGGCTCGAACGGGTGATCGGCACCATCTTCCTGATACTGGCAGCCGGCATCCTGGTGGAGCTTGTTCGCGGCGGCGGGCGGATTGCCTGA
- a CDS encoding UdgX family uracil-DNA binding protein (This protein belongs to the uracil DNA glycosylase superfamily, members of which act in excision repair of DNA. However, it belongs more specifically to UdgX branch, whose founding member was found to bind uracil in DNA (where it does not belong), without cleaving it, appears to promote DNA repair by a pathway involving RecA, rather than base excision.) — protein sequence MSMLPQADKDSHYAVNVPAPDDFTFWRDAARVLVQCRVPPDQIAWGEPGSTGDLFAAGDQPLPLPPANAPMVRASKPFIQAAEAAICHSDPARFALLYRLLWRLQGNRNLLDDRTDNDVRRLDELARSVRRDKHKMRAFVRFRAMEDADGQERYVAWFEPEHHILRSNAAFFVNRFSNMRWSILTPRGSLHWDGEVLGEGPPAERGDAPDGDPAEDLWRRYYASIFNPARLKIGAMLKEMPRKYWKNMPESALIPELVAGAQAREAAMVEAGALEFEERPATLPAIDRAIHGCRKCPIGELDNQAVMGEGPPNATLMIVGEQPGDQEDRQGRPFVGPAGQVFDAHMQRAGIDRGTVYVTNAVKHFKFVDRGKRRLHQTPTAKEIDICRWWIESERHIVQPRLILAMGASAARGMLGKTVSVSKARGVPHVLEDGAELWITAHPSYLLRLDGPAREEQERMFQADLQAVAERLAEMTG from the coding sequence ATGAGCATGCTGCCGCAAGCCGACAAGGATTCGCATTATGCCGTGAACGTGCCGGCGCCGGACGATTTTACCTTCTGGCGCGATGCCGCGCGCGTGTTGGTGCAGTGCCGGGTGCCCCCTGACCAGATTGCCTGGGGTGAGCCGGGCAGCACGGGCGATCTGTTTGCCGCTGGCGACCAGCCATTGCCGCTCCCGCCAGCAAATGCGCCCATGGTACGGGCCAGCAAGCCGTTCATCCAGGCGGCCGAAGCCGCCATCTGCCATTCAGATCCGGCCCGCTTTGCGTTACTCTATCGGTTGCTCTGGCGTTTGCAGGGGAACCGCAATCTGTTGGATGATCGCACCGATAATGACGTGCGGCGCCTCGATGAACTCGCCCGATCGGTCCGGCGAGACAAGCACAAGATGCGCGCCTTTGTTCGCTTTCGCGCCATGGAAGACGCGGATGGGCAGGAACGCTACGTCGCGTGGTTCGAACCCGAGCACCATATTCTGCGCAGCAATGCCGCCTTCTTCGTCAACCGTTTCAGCAATATGCGGTGGTCCATTCTGACCCCGCGTGGCTCGCTGCACTGGGATGGCGAGGTGCTTGGCGAAGGGCCACCGGCTGAGCGTGGCGATGCGCCTGATGGCGACCCGGCGGAGGATCTGTGGCGCCGGTACTATGCTTCCATCTTCAATCCCGCGCGGCTCAAGATCGGTGCCATGCTCAAGGAGATGCCGCGCAAATACTGGAAGAACATGCCCGAGAGTGCCCTCATTCCGGAGCTGGTCGCGGGCGCTCAGGCCCGGGAGGCAGCGATGGTCGAGGCAGGTGCGTTGGAGTTCGAGGAGCGGCCAGCCACGCTGCCAGCGATTGATCGGGCCATCCATGGGTGTCGCAAATGCCCGATCGGCGAGCTCGACAACCAGGCCGTCATGGGGGAAGGGCCACCCAATGCCACGCTGATGATCGTGGGCGAGCAGCCGGGCGATCAGGAGGATCGGCAGGGTCGCCCATTCGTGGGACCGGCCGGGCAGGTCTTCGATGCCCATATGCAGCGGGCGGGCATCGATCGCGGTACGGTATACGTGACCAATGCCGTCAAGCACTTCAAGTTCGTCGATCGTGGAAAGCGCCGGCTGCACCAGACACCCACCGCGAAGGAAATCGACATCTGCCGCTGGTGGATTGAAAGCGAGCGGCACATCGTGCAGCCGCGGCTCATCCTGGCCATGGGGGCCAGCGCTGCGCGTGGCATGCTGGGCAAGACCGTCAGCGTCAGCAAGGCGCGTGGCGTGCCGCACGTGCTGGAAGATGGCGCCGAATTGTGGATCACGGCGCACCCATCATATCTGTTGCGGTTGGACGGACCGGCGCGAGAGGAGCAGGAGCGGATGTTCCAGGCCGACCTGCAGGCGGTGGCTGAGCGCCTCGCTGAAATGACCGGATAA
- a CDS encoding glycosyltransferase produces the protein MPLPQRVDLDPWVLFIAVAVLSISLWLARSVRVTHETRAVELGELLGIAVLAAGASALLMGELGTILWPAAIFVILSVAIAMGARNISIPGAAWLAITFQGLTTTWLWSCLFINELTLARGFEALALVGVTVTFAVSVLASIERIAREAVLTHGSWDEPTHAPATRSRHFTPRVSIQLPCYAEPPEIVKATMDRLAELDYPNFEVLVCDNNTKDEALWRPLEAYSAELNAKLGREVFRFFHVSPLPGAKAGALNWLLGQMDQTAEIIAVIDADYLSTPDFLARLVPFFEDPRIGYLQTPHDYRDYENSPFLSACYAEYMPNNKVDMLGVHEYGGAFTIGTMCLLRTRALRAAGGWAEWCLTEDSEVSVRIRAVGYRGYYLSETFGRGLIPDTFDDYKKQRFRWTAGPVQQLMRHWRLFLPAPYARPMPGWTKLLEVLRCMAPLQTLAGIVTGLFMLAGLMGAILSGAIIPVNIPDVTWPLLGLTMITTVVRIHHRYKLSGIDRLSDMIRGEVARASLTYVVLLSGVAGLSGKPLAWRRTPKFGGADTLGGALWSAMPETVLGLACLSAGGLVLLALPRIGWELTVLGSAGLLTLAVQFLCAPYMAVLALRGNRPEATDGHGPQVPAVA, from the coding sequence ATGCCGCTGCCGCAGCGCGTCGATCTCGATCCATGGGTGCTGTTCATAGCAGTTGCCGTCTTGTCGATTTCCCTCTGGCTTGCCCGCTCGGTGCGGGTGACGCATGAGACACGGGCGGTGGAGCTTGGCGAATTGCTCGGCATCGCGGTACTGGCGGCCGGCGCGTCGGCCCTGCTGATGGGAGAGTTGGGCACGATCCTGTGGCCCGCCGCGATATTCGTGATCCTGTCGGTCGCGATCGCAATGGGCGCTCGCAATATCTCCATCCCTGGTGCCGCGTGGCTGGCGATCACGTTCCAGGGCCTGACCACCACCTGGCTATGGTCCTGTCTGTTCATCAACGAGCTGACGCTGGCCCGCGGGTTCGAGGCGCTAGCCCTTGTCGGCGTCACGGTGACGTTTGCCGTTTCCGTCCTTGCCTCGATCGAACGGATCGCGCGCGAAGCGGTGCTGACGCATGGCAGTTGGGACGAGCCGACCCACGCGCCGGCGACCCGATCCCGCCATTTCACGCCGCGCGTTTCCATCCAGCTCCCTTGCTATGCGGAGCCGCCGGAAATTGTGAAGGCGACCATGGATCGCCTCGCAGAGCTGGATTACCCCAACTTCGAGGTGCTGGTGTGTGACAACAACACCAAGGACGAGGCGCTCTGGCGGCCGCTGGAGGCATACAGTGCGGAGCTGAACGCGAAGCTGGGCCGGGAAGTGTTCCGTTTCTTCCATGTGTCCCCGCTTCCGGGTGCAAAGGCTGGTGCACTCAACTGGTTGCTCGGCCAGATGGATCAGACGGCGGAGATCATCGCCGTCATCGATGCCGATTATCTGTCCACGCCCGACTTCCTGGCGCGACTGGTGCCGTTCTTCGAAGACCCGCGGATCGGCTATCTGCAGACGCCCCACGATTACCGCGATTACGAGAACAGCCCGTTCCTGTCGGCCTGCTACGCCGAGTACATGCCCAACAACAAGGTCGATATGCTCGGCGTACATGAATATGGCGGCGCGTTCACCATCGGCACGATGTGTCTGCTGCGCACCCGCGCTTTGCGCGCAGCAGGCGGCTGGGCGGAATGGTGCCTGACCGAGGATTCCGAGGTTTCCGTCCGCATTCGGGCGGTCGGCTATCGCGGCTATTATCTTAGCGAGACATTCGGGCGGGGCCTGATCCCCGACACGTTCGACGATTACAAGAAGCAGCGCTTCCGCTGGACCGCCGGACCGGTGCAACAATTGATGCGGCACTGGCGGCTTTTCCTGCCCGCCCCGTATGCGCGCCCGATGCCTGGCTGGACCAAGCTGCTGGAGGTGCTGCGTTGCATGGCCCCGTTACAGACGCTGGCAGGCATCGTCACTGGTCTGTTCATGCTCGCAGGCCTGATGGGCGCGATTCTGTCCGGTGCGATCATTCCCGTGAACATTCCGGATGTCACCTGGCCGCTGCTGGGTCTGACCATGATCACGACAGTGGTCCGCATCCACCACCGTTACAAGCTGTCCGGCATTGACCGGCTCTCCGACATGATCCGGGGAGAGGTGGCCCGTGCGTCGCTTACCTATGTGGTCTTGCTGTCCGGTGTTGCCGGGCTGTCGGGCAAGCCGCTGGCCTGGCGCCGGACGCCCAAGTTCGGTGGAGCGGACACGCTTGGTGGCGCTTTGTGGTCGGCCATGCCGGAGACGGTGTTGGGGCTTGCATGCCTTTCTGCCGGTGGGCTGGTCCTGCTGGCTCTGCCGCGGATCGGCTGGGAACTAACGGTGCTTGGCTCCGCCGGATTGCTCACCTTGGCGGTCCAGTTCCTGTGTGCCCCGTACATGGCGGTGCTTGCCTTGCGCGGTAACCGCCCGGAGGCGACGGATGGCCACGGCCCGCAAGTGCCGGCCGTGGCCTGA